A region of Dermochelys coriacea isolate rDerCor1 chromosome 1, rDerCor1.pri.v4, whole genome shotgun sequence DNA encodes the following proteins:
- the CD80 gene encoding T-lymphocyte activation antigen CD80 isoform X1, which yields MVCAIGAELMWSGLALKNWFWQGLFVLHFTSLVCFPAVFAQEKMHKAKVGDSILLPCCHELPNSNYLINYRVYWQTKSSDVVMAYSEGKLVMTNAMYMNRTKMDPKTLTMSIFPVKLSDDNKYECIVQELENGAYKRACDVTVVLVVVADFSKPVISADVPKDACGSTEVMVNCSSHGGFPEPRVSGILNNMSVDWQTKPPGSENSLYNVTAKLQLNLTEDIFLTCTIEYDDFKVSSNYSLKKLKECSPSPRLLPQGVIIASSLVLICIFLVAIALLLKYFWCHGCEQLRCSHSPVPQDPGVGTEIKGVVRDDIPSPEATLEEVTF from the exons TTTGTTTCCCTGCAGTCTTTGCACAGGAAAAGATGCACAAAGCCAAAGTGGGAGACAGCATCCTCCTGCCCTGCTGCCATGAACTACCCAACTCAAACTACCTGATTAATTATCGCGTTTACTGGCAAACAAAAAGCTCAGACGTAGTGATGGCTTACTCAGAAGGGAAGCTGGTCATGACCAATGCGATGTATATGAACCGGACCAAGATGGACCCAAAGACCCTCACAATGTCAATCTTCCCAGTGAAACTATCAGACGACAACAAATATGAATGCATAGTTCAAGAGCTAGAGAATGGAGCTTACAAGCGCGCATGTGATGTGACTGTGGTTTTGGTGGTTGTAG CTGACTTCAGCAAGCCGGTCATATCAGCGGATGTACCCAAAGATGCTTGTGGCTCAACTGAGGTGATGGTGAACTGTTCTTCTCATGGGGGCTTTCCAGAGCCCAGAGTCTCCGGGATCCTCAATAATATGTCTGTGGATTGGCAAACCAAGCCACCTGGCTCAGAAAACAGTCTCTATAATGTCACCGCCAAATTGCAGCTCAATCTGACTGAAGACATTTTCCTCACGTGTACCATTGAGTATGATGACTTCAAAGTGTCCtctaactactctctga AAAAACTAAAGGAATGTTCTCCTTCTCCAAGACTTCTGCCCCAGGGGGTCATTATTGCCTCAAGTTTGGTTCTCATCTGCATCTTCCTTGTGGCCATTGccttgcttttaaaatatttctggtgTCATG GCTGCGAACAACTGCGGTGCTCTCACTCCCCTGTCCCTCAAGATCCAGGAGTGGGAACTGAAATAAAAGGGGTTGTAAGAGATGACATTCCCTCCCCTGAAGCAACCTTGGAAGAAGTAACTTTCTGA
- the CD80 gene encoding T-lymphocyte activation antigen CD80 isoform X2, whose amino-acid sequence MVCAIGAELMWSGLALKNWFWQGLFVLHFTSLVFAQEKMHKAKVGDSILLPCCHELPNSNYLINYRVYWQTKSSDVVMAYSEGKLVMTNAMYMNRTKMDPKTLTMSIFPVKLSDDNKYECIVQELENGAYKRACDVTVVLVVVADFSKPVISADVPKDACGSTEVMVNCSSHGGFPEPRVSGILNNMSVDWQTKPPGSENSLYNVTAKLQLNLTEDIFLTCTIEYDDFKVSSNYSLKKLKECSPSPRLLPQGVIIASSLVLICIFLVAIALLLKYFWCHGCEQLRCSHSPVPQDPGVGTEIKGVVRDDIPSPEATLEEVTF is encoded by the exons TCTTTGCACAGGAAAAGATGCACAAAGCCAAAGTGGGAGACAGCATCCTCCTGCCCTGCTGCCATGAACTACCCAACTCAAACTACCTGATTAATTATCGCGTTTACTGGCAAACAAAAAGCTCAGACGTAGTGATGGCTTACTCAGAAGGGAAGCTGGTCATGACCAATGCGATGTATATGAACCGGACCAAGATGGACCCAAAGACCCTCACAATGTCAATCTTCCCAGTGAAACTATCAGACGACAACAAATATGAATGCATAGTTCAAGAGCTAGAGAATGGAGCTTACAAGCGCGCATGTGATGTGACTGTGGTTTTGGTGGTTGTAG CTGACTTCAGCAAGCCGGTCATATCAGCGGATGTACCCAAAGATGCTTGTGGCTCAACTGAGGTGATGGTGAACTGTTCTTCTCATGGGGGCTTTCCAGAGCCCAGAGTCTCCGGGATCCTCAATAATATGTCTGTGGATTGGCAAACCAAGCCACCTGGCTCAGAAAACAGTCTCTATAATGTCACCGCCAAATTGCAGCTCAATCTGACTGAAGACATTTTCCTCACGTGTACCATTGAGTATGATGACTTCAAAGTGTCCtctaactactctctga AAAAACTAAAGGAATGTTCTCCTTCTCCAAGACTTCTGCCCCAGGGGGTCATTATTGCCTCAAGTTTGGTTCTCATCTGCATCTTCCTTGTGGCCATTGccttgcttttaaaatatttctggtgTCATG GCTGCGAACAACTGCGGTGCTCTCACTCCCCTGTCCCTCAAGATCCAGGAGTGGGAACTGAAATAAAAGGGGTTGTAAGAGATGACATTCCCTCCCCTGAAGCAACCTTGGAAGAAGTAACTTTCTGA